A genomic segment from Lemur catta isolate mLemCat1 chromosome 9, mLemCat1.pri, whole genome shotgun sequence encodes:
- the GPR20 gene encoding G-protein coupled receptor 20: MPSASPAEPLAVAAPNATAVVAVWTNVSVPETPLFHLFALLDEELHAAFPGLWLALMAVHGAIFLAGLVLNGLALYVFCCRTGARTPSVIYTINLVVTDLLVGLSLPTRFAVFYGARGCLRCAFPHVLGYFLNMHCSILFLTCICVDRYLAIVKPEGSRRWRQPACARAVCAFVWLAAGAVTLSVLGVTASGRPCCRMFALTVLEFLLPLLVISVFTGRIMCALSRPGLLRQGRQRRVRAMQLLLTVLVIFFVCFTPFHARQVAVALWPDMPRHSSLVAYHVAVTLSSLNSCMDPIVYCFVTSGFQATVRGLFRRRGAEYTPSSSNVVSMNKSSKGSGHHHVLSAGPRALTQALANGPEA; this comes from the coding sequence ATGCCCTCCGCATCTCCAGCAGAGCCCTTGGCCGTGGCAGCCCCCAATGCCACGGCGGTGGTGGCGGTGTGGACCAATGTCAGCGTGCCCGAGACGCCCCTGTTCCACCTGTTTGCACTGCTGGACGAGGAGCTGCATGCCGCCTTCCCAGGCCTGTGGCTGGCGCTGATGGCAGTACATGGCGCCATCTTCCTGGCGGGGCTGGTGCTCAATGGGTTGGCGCTCTACGTCTTTTGCTGCCGCACCGGGGCCAGGACACCATCAGTCATCTACACGATCAACCTGGTGGTGACCGACCTGCTGGTGGGCCTGTCCCTGCCCACGCGCTTCGCGGTCTTCTACGGCGCGCGTGGCTGCCTGCGCTGCGCCTTCCCGCACGTCCTCGGCTACTTCCTCAACATGCACTGCTCTATCCTCTTCCTCACCTGCATCTGCGTGGACCGCTACCTGGCCATCGTGAAGCCTGAGGGCTCCCGCCGCTGGCGCCAGCCTGCCTGTGCCAGGGCCGTGTGCGCCTTCGTGTGGCTGGCTGCAGGTGCCGTGACCCTGTCCGTGCTGGGCGTGACAGCCAGCGGCCGGCCCTGCTGCCGCATGTTCGCGCTGACGGTCCTGGAGTTCCTGTTACCGCTGCTGGTCATCAGCGTGTTCACCGGCCGCATCATGTGCGCGCTGTCGCGGCCAGGCCTGCTGCGCCAGGGCCGCCAGCGCCGCGTGCGGGCCATGCAGCTGCTGCTCACAGTGCTCGTCATCTTCTTTGTCTGCTTCACACCCTTCCACGCCCGCCAGGTGGCTGTGGCGCTGTGGCCTGACATGCCACGCCATTCAAGCCTCGTGGCCTACCACGTGGCCGTGACCCTCAGCAGCCTCAACAGCTGCATGGACCCCATTGTCTACTGCTTCGTCACCAGTGGCTTCCAGGCCACCGTCCGTGGCCTCTTCCGGCGGCGTGGAGCGGAGTACACGCCCAGCAGCAGCAACGTGGTCAGCATGAACAAGAGCTCCAAGGGCTCTGGCCACCATCACGTCCTCAGCGCCGGCCCTCGTGCCCTCACCCAGGCCCTGGCCAACGGGCCCGAGGCTTAG